Genomic DNA from Nitrospirota bacterium:
CGATATCCCTTTGATCCCTCGCCCGCTTGAGAACATTCAGGCAGATATCCCAATCTGCGGCCTGAAGTCTTTGATCCCAATTTCCGATCTTCTCCATCGCCGACCGTTTCGCGAACACGCAATTCCCGACGATACCCTCCATGACCATGTCACGGGTCCTATCCGCAAAATCCCGGCAAAAGCTCTCCCAATCACCGTACATGTCCTGGATTAGAACCTTTAATCCTTTTTCATCGGACTTTAAATGTTTCAACCGGCCAACCCTGTTCCACTTCTTTCGGACGTTTGCGGTTTCCTTAAGGGTAAACCTCCTTTCAATGCCCATCGGAGACACGATATCCAGCGAGTGTTTTTCGATTGCTTCGATGAGATATTTATCCCAGTGAACCCCCACCCAGACGTCGTTGTTGAGAAAACAGAGATAATCAAACTTCGCCCGCTGGATACCCTGATTCATCGACTCGGGATAACATAAATTCTGTTTATTGGTGATGACC
This window encodes:
- a CDS encoding glycosyltransferase family 2 protein, with product MISIITAIHNQLEHNKLYLESLRKYTFNPHEIVIIDNHSTDGSGDFFRNNGCQVITNKQNLCYPESMNQGIQRAKFDYLCFLNNDVWVGVHWDKYLIEAIEKHSLDIVSPMGIERRFTLKETANVRKKWNRVGRLKHLKSDEKGLKVLIQDMYGDWESFCRDFADRTRDMVMEGIVGNCVFAKRSAMEKIGNWDQRLQAADWDICLNVLKRARDQRDIAPIKTVGGAYVHHFLQATLKNKPEPFACAHPRFSLYDKWKREEVISLWPFPQEVLDAPSWFKAPLKYLKYKYKKKFLLYHWGDPY